Proteins encoded in a region of the Vicia villosa cultivar HV-30 ecotype Madison, WI linkage group LG5, Vvil1.0, whole genome shotgun sequence genome:
- the LOC131601774 gene encoding cellulose synthase-like protein H1 isoform X3, with the protein MANPNYVLPLYEKNWYKHNYKRVLDSIILILLLLLLGYRFISVNHYSVPWFVAFMCESWFTLGWIFTISTQWTPALVKTYPQHLLQSIEELPAVDLFVTTADDELEPPIITVNTVLSLLSLDYPSHKLSCYVSDDACSPLIFYALQQASNFAKHWVPFCKKYNIQIRAPFRYFNYDNECTTNNEEFRKEWLQMKDMYENLSHEIDVDPKSIPNLLEGELAVFSDTNRTNHLAIIKVIWENKEMVEDGLPHLIYLSREKRPKQPHHFKAGAMNVLTRVSGLITNAPFTLNVDCDMFVNNPKIVQHAMCILLDSNGEKEIAFVQCPQQFYATLKDDPFGNQMTIMYKYVIAGLAGLQGPFYGGTNCFHRRKVIYGLSSNDVKNVLHVGSNKLLDEDLKQKFGASNELTKSIVHALEGMTKSPSEINVKKAVEEASQVACYGYENGTAWGKQDQGIYIPLTLVVIYNVYTLCEYLASGLSIREWWNNERMSKISPMNAGLCGFITMLLKLLGISNTVFDITKKDLPPFSNDDKNAGRHTFDESLIFLPGTTILLMQLSSIFIKLLRLQKQELRGNYDCEMVEMLCSVYLIICYWPFLRGLFETGKYGIPLSTICKGGILTCLFVCLCRRTFSIFG; encoded by the exons ATGGCCAATCCAAACTATGTGCTTCCTTTGTATGAAAAAAATTGGTACAAACACAATTATAAAAGAGTATTGGATAGCATAATTTTAATCCTTCTTTTGTTGCTGCTTGGTTACCGTTTTATATCTGTCAACCACTATTCTGTTCCTTGGTTTGTTGCTTTCATGTGTGAATCTTGGTTCACCTTAGGTTGGATTTTCACCATTTCCACTCAATGGACTCCTGCTCTTGTCAAAACATACCCTCAACATCTCCTCCAAAG CATAGAAGAACTTCCAGCAGTGGATTTATTTGTGACAACAGCAGACGACGAGTTAGAACCACCAATCATCACAGTAAACACAGTCCTATCACTATTATCACTCGACTACCCATCTCACAAACTATCTTGTTACGTTTCAGACGATGCATGTTCTCCTCTAATCTTCTACGCTCTTCAACAAGCTTCAAATTTTGCAAAACATTGGGTCCCTTTTTGTAAAAAATACAACATACAAATTCGAGCTCCATTTCGTTACTTCAATTATGACAACGAGTGCACCACAAATAATGAAGAATTCAGAAAAGAGTGGTTGCAGATGAAG GATATGTATGAGAATCTTAGCCATGAAATTGATGTGGacccaaaatcaattccaaattTACTTGAAGGAGAACTTGCAGTTTTTTCTGATACAAATCGGACAAATCATCTAGCTATTATCAAG GTTATTTGGGAGAACAAGGAAATGGTGGAAGATGGATTGCCACATTTGATTTACTTATCTAGAGAGAAGAGGCCAAAGCAACCACATCATTTTAAAGCTGGTGCCATGAATGTCTTG ACTAGAGTCTCTGGATTGATTACCAATGCACCTTTCACGTTGAACGTCGATTGTGACATGTTTGTAAACAATCCAAAGATTGTTCAACATGCGATGTGTATTTTGCTTGATTCTAATGGTGAAAAAGAAATTGCTTTTGTTCAATGTCCTCAACAATTCTACGCTACACTTAAAGACGATCCTTTTGGAAATCAGATGACCATTATGTATAAG TATGTTATTGCCGGATTAGCAGGACTTCAAGGACCTTTTTATGGTGGAACAAACTGTTTTCATAGAAGAAAAGTTATTTACGGTCTTTCTTCTAATGACGTGAAAAATG TTTTACATGTAGGGTCAAACAAGTTATTAGATGaggatttaaaacaaaaatttggaGCTTCCAACGAACTTACGAAATCAATTGTTCACGCTTTGGAAGGTATGACAAAGTCACCCAGTGAGATTAATGTAAAAAAAGCAGTTGAAGAAGCTAGTCAAGTTGCTTGTTATGGATATGAAAATGGAACTGCCTGGGGTAAACAG GATCAAGGCATATATATTCCTCTAACACTGGTTGTGATTTACAATGTATATACTCTCTGTGAATATTTAGCTTCAGGGCTGTCAATAAGAGAATGGTGGAACAATGAAAGAATGTCAAAAATATCACCTATGAATGCTGGATTATGTGGATTTATTACCATGTTACTAAAATTACTAGGAATATCCAACACTGTTTTTGACATAACAAAGAAAGATCTTCCCCCATTTAGCAACGATGATAAGAATGCTGGTAGACACACGTTTGACGAGTCATTGATATTTTTGCCGGGAACTACTATCTTGTTGATGCAATTGTCATCAATATTTATCAAATTGCTAAGGCTTCAAAAACAGGAACTAAGAGGGAATTATGATTGTGAAATGGTTGAAATGTTATGTAGTGTTTATTTGATCATATGTTACTGGCCATTTCTTAGAGGATTGTTTGAGACAGGGAAATATGGGATTCCTTTGTCTACAATATGCAAAGGAGGAATATTGACATGTTTATTTGTATGTCTATGTAGAAGGACATTTTCAATTTTTGGTTGA
- the LOC131601774 gene encoding cellulose synthase-like protein H1 isoform X2 → MANPNYVLPLYEKNWYKHNYKRVLDSIILILLLLLLGYRFISVNHYSVPWFVAFMCESWFTLGWIFTISTQWTPALVKTYPQHLLQSIEELPAVDLFVTTADDELEPPIITVNTVLSLLSLDYPSHKLSCYVSDDACSPLIFYALQQASNFAKHWVPFCKKYNIQIRAPFRYFNYDNECTTNNEEFRKEWLQMKDMYENLSHEIDVDPKSIPNLLEGELAVFSDTNRTNHLAIIKVIWENKEMVEDGLPHLIYLSREKRPKQPHHFKAGAMNVLTRVSGLITNAPFTLNVDCDMFVNNPKIVQHAMCILLDSNGEKEIAFVQCPQQFYATLKDDPFGNQMTIMYKYVIAGLAGLQGPFYGGTNCFHRRKVIYGLSSNDVKNGSNKLLDEDLKQKFGASNELTKSIVHALEGMTKSPSEINVKKAVEEASQVACYGYENGTAWGKQVGWLYGSITEDVLTGLTIHQKGWRSELCTPDPIAFTGCAPSDNPTSMSQYKRWSTGMLEIFFSKHCPIFGTIFAKLSFRQLLGYMWIINWGFNPFAQVCYSCLIAYCIITDSYFLPKDQGIYIPLTLVVIYNVYTLCEYLASGLSIREWWNNERMSKISPMNAGLCGFITMLLKLLGISNTVFDITKKDLPPFSNDDKNAGRHTFDESLIFLPGTTILLMQLSSIFIKLLRLQKQELRGNYDCEMVEMLCSVYLIICYWPFLRGLFETGKYGIPLSTICKGGILTCLFVCLCRRTFSIFG, encoded by the exons ATGGCCAATCCAAACTATGTGCTTCCTTTGTATGAAAAAAATTGGTACAAACACAATTATAAAAGAGTATTGGATAGCATAATTTTAATCCTTCTTTTGTTGCTGCTTGGTTACCGTTTTATATCTGTCAACCACTATTCTGTTCCTTGGTTTGTTGCTTTCATGTGTGAATCTTGGTTCACCTTAGGTTGGATTTTCACCATTTCCACTCAATGGACTCCTGCTCTTGTCAAAACATACCCTCAACATCTCCTCCAAAG CATAGAAGAACTTCCAGCAGTGGATTTATTTGTGACAACAGCAGACGACGAGTTAGAACCACCAATCATCACAGTAAACACAGTCCTATCACTATTATCACTCGACTACCCATCTCACAAACTATCTTGTTACGTTTCAGACGATGCATGTTCTCCTCTAATCTTCTACGCTCTTCAACAAGCTTCAAATTTTGCAAAACATTGGGTCCCTTTTTGTAAAAAATACAACATACAAATTCGAGCTCCATTTCGTTACTTCAATTATGACAACGAGTGCACCACAAATAATGAAGAATTCAGAAAAGAGTGGTTGCAGATGAAG GATATGTATGAGAATCTTAGCCATGAAATTGATGTGGacccaaaatcaattccaaattTACTTGAAGGAGAACTTGCAGTTTTTTCTGATACAAATCGGACAAATCATCTAGCTATTATCAAG GTTATTTGGGAGAACAAGGAAATGGTGGAAGATGGATTGCCACATTTGATTTACTTATCTAGAGAGAAGAGGCCAAAGCAACCACATCATTTTAAAGCTGGTGCCATGAATGTCTTG ACTAGAGTCTCTGGATTGATTACCAATGCACCTTTCACGTTGAACGTCGATTGTGACATGTTTGTAAACAATCCAAAGATTGTTCAACATGCGATGTGTATTTTGCTTGATTCTAATGGTGAAAAAGAAATTGCTTTTGTTCAATGTCCTCAACAATTCTACGCTACACTTAAAGACGATCCTTTTGGAAATCAGATGACCATTATGTATAAG TATGTTATTGCCGGATTAGCAGGACTTCAAGGACCTTTTTATGGTGGAACAAACTGTTTTCATAGAAGAAAAGTTATTTACGGTCTTTCTTCTAATGACGTGAAAAATG GGTCAAACAAGTTATTAGATGaggatttaaaacaaaaatttggaGCTTCCAACGAACTTACGAAATCAATTGTTCACGCTTTGGAAGGTATGACAAAGTCACCCAGTGAGATTAATGTAAAAAAAGCAGTTGAAGAAGCTAGTCAAGTTGCTTGTTATGGATATGAAAATGGAACTGCCTGGGGTAAACAG gTTGGTTGGCTGTATGGATCAATAACCGAAGATGTCTTAACTGGACTAACAATACATCAAAAAGGTTGGAGATCAGAATTATGTACTCCAGATCCAATAGCTTTCACAGGTTGTGCTCCAAGTGATAACCCAACAAGTATGTCACAGTATAAAAGATGGTCCACAGGAATGCTTGAAATATTCTTTAGCAAGCATTGTCCTATTTTTGGTACCATTTTTGCTAAACTTTCTTTTAGGCAACTCTTAGGTTATATGTGGATCATTAATTGGGGCTTCAACCCTTTTGCTCAAGTATGCTACTCTTGTCTCATTGCTTATTGCATCATTACAGACTCCTATTTCTTGCCAAAG GATCAAGGCATATATATTCCTCTAACACTGGTTGTGATTTACAATGTATATACTCTCTGTGAATATTTAGCTTCAGGGCTGTCAATAAGAGAATGGTGGAACAATGAAAGAATGTCAAAAATATCACCTATGAATGCTGGATTATGTGGATTTATTACCATGTTACTAAAATTACTAGGAATATCCAACACTGTTTTTGACATAACAAAGAAAGATCTTCCCCCATTTAGCAACGATGATAAGAATGCTGGTAGACACACGTTTGACGAGTCATTGATATTTTTGCCGGGAACTACTATCTTGTTGATGCAATTGTCATCAATATTTATCAAATTGCTAAGGCTTCAAAAACAGGAACTAAGAGGGAATTATGATTGTGAAATGGTTGAAATGTTATGTAGTGTTTATTTGATCATATGTTACTGGCCATTTCTTAGAGGATTGTTTGAGACAGGGAAATATGGGATTCCTTTGTCTACAATATGCAAAGGAGGAATATTGACATGTTTATTTGTATGTCTATGTAGAAGGACATTTTCAATTTTTGGTTGA
- the LOC131601774 gene encoding cellulose synthase-like protein H1 isoform X1 has protein sequence MANPNYVLPLYEKNWYKHNYKRVLDSIILILLLLLLGYRFISVNHYSVPWFVAFMCESWFTLGWIFTISTQWTPALVKTYPQHLLQSIEELPAVDLFVTTADDELEPPIITVNTVLSLLSLDYPSHKLSCYVSDDACSPLIFYALQQASNFAKHWVPFCKKYNIQIRAPFRYFNYDNECTTNNEEFRKEWLQMKDMYENLSHEIDVDPKSIPNLLEGELAVFSDTNRTNHLAIIKVIWENKEMVEDGLPHLIYLSREKRPKQPHHFKAGAMNVLTRVSGLITNAPFTLNVDCDMFVNNPKIVQHAMCILLDSNGEKEIAFVQCPQQFYATLKDDPFGNQMTIMYKYVIAGLAGLQGPFYGGTNCFHRRKVIYGLSSNDVKNVLHVGSNKLLDEDLKQKFGASNELTKSIVHALEGMTKSPSEINVKKAVEEASQVACYGYENGTAWGKQVGWLYGSITEDVLTGLTIHQKGWRSELCTPDPIAFTGCAPSDNPTSMSQYKRWSTGMLEIFFSKHCPIFGTIFAKLSFRQLLGYMWIINWGFNPFAQVCYSCLIAYCIITDSYFLPKDQGIYIPLTLVVIYNVYTLCEYLASGLSIREWWNNERMSKISPMNAGLCGFITMLLKLLGISNTVFDITKKDLPPFSNDDKNAGRHTFDESLIFLPGTTILLMQLSSIFIKLLRLQKQELRGNYDCEMVEMLCSVYLIICYWPFLRGLFETGKYGIPLSTICKGGILTCLFVCLCRRTFSIFG, from the exons ATGGCCAATCCAAACTATGTGCTTCCTTTGTATGAAAAAAATTGGTACAAACACAATTATAAAAGAGTATTGGATAGCATAATTTTAATCCTTCTTTTGTTGCTGCTTGGTTACCGTTTTATATCTGTCAACCACTATTCTGTTCCTTGGTTTGTTGCTTTCATGTGTGAATCTTGGTTCACCTTAGGTTGGATTTTCACCATTTCCACTCAATGGACTCCTGCTCTTGTCAAAACATACCCTCAACATCTCCTCCAAAG CATAGAAGAACTTCCAGCAGTGGATTTATTTGTGACAACAGCAGACGACGAGTTAGAACCACCAATCATCACAGTAAACACAGTCCTATCACTATTATCACTCGACTACCCATCTCACAAACTATCTTGTTACGTTTCAGACGATGCATGTTCTCCTCTAATCTTCTACGCTCTTCAACAAGCTTCAAATTTTGCAAAACATTGGGTCCCTTTTTGTAAAAAATACAACATACAAATTCGAGCTCCATTTCGTTACTTCAATTATGACAACGAGTGCACCACAAATAATGAAGAATTCAGAAAAGAGTGGTTGCAGATGAAG GATATGTATGAGAATCTTAGCCATGAAATTGATGTGGacccaaaatcaattccaaattTACTTGAAGGAGAACTTGCAGTTTTTTCTGATACAAATCGGACAAATCATCTAGCTATTATCAAG GTTATTTGGGAGAACAAGGAAATGGTGGAAGATGGATTGCCACATTTGATTTACTTATCTAGAGAGAAGAGGCCAAAGCAACCACATCATTTTAAAGCTGGTGCCATGAATGTCTTG ACTAGAGTCTCTGGATTGATTACCAATGCACCTTTCACGTTGAACGTCGATTGTGACATGTTTGTAAACAATCCAAAGATTGTTCAACATGCGATGTGTATTTTGCTTGATTCTAATGGTGAAAAAGAAATTGCTTTTGTTCAATGTCCTCAACAATTCTACGCTACACTTAAAGACGATCCTTTTGGAAATCAGATGACCATTATGTATAAG TATGTTATTGCCGGATTAGCAGGACTTCAAGGACCTTTTTATGGTGGAACAAACTGTTTTCATAGAAGAAAAGTTATTTACGGTCTTTCTTCTAATGACGTGAAAAATG TTTTACATGTAGGGTCAAACAAGTTATTAGATGaggatttaaaacaaaaatttggaGCTTCCAACGAACTTACGAAATCAATTGTTCACGCTTTGGAAGGTATGACAAAGTCACCCAGTGAGATTAATGTAAAAAAAGCAGTTGAAGAAGCTAGTCAAGTTGCTTGTTATGGATATGAAAATGGAACTGCCTGGGGTAAACAG gTTGGTTGGCTGTATGGATCAATAACCGAAGATGTCTTAACTGGACTAACAATACATCAAAAAGGTTGGAGATCAGAATTATGTACTCCAGATCCAATAGCTTTCACAGGTTGTGCTCCAAGTGATAACCCAACAAGTATGTCACAGTATAAAAGATGGTCCACAGGAATGCTTGAAATATTCTTTAGCAAGCATTGTCCTATTTTTGGTACCATTTTTGCTAAACTTTCTTTTAGGCAACTCTTAGGTTATATGTGGATCATTAATTGGGGCTTCAACCCTTTTGCTCAAGTATGCTACTCTTGTCTCATTGCTTATTGCATCATTACAGACTCCTATTTCTTGCCAAAG GATCAAGGCATATATATTCCTCTAACACTGGTTGTGATTTACAATGTATATACTCTCTGTGAATATTTAGCTTCAGGGCTGTCAATAAGAGAATGGTGGAACAATGAAAGAATGTCAAAAATATCACCTATGAATGCTGGATTATGTGGATTTATTACCATGTTACTAAAATTACTAGGAATATCCAACACTGTTTTTGACATAACAAAGAAAGATCTTCCCCCATTTAGCAACGATGATAAGAATGCTGGTAGACACACGTTTGACGAGTCATTGATATTTTTGCCGGGAACTACTATCTTGTTGATGCAATTGTCATCAATATTTATCAAATTGCTAAGGCTTCAAAAACAGGAACTAAGAGGGAATTATGATTGTGAAATGGTTGAAATGTTATGTAGTGTTTATTTGATCATATGTTACTGGCCATTTCTTAGAGGATTGTTTGAGACAGGGAAATATGGGATTCCTTTGTCTACAATATGCAAAGGAGGAATATTGACATGTTTATTTGTATGTCTATGTAGAAGGACATTTTCAATTTTTGGTTGA